The following proteins come from a genomic window of Sardina pilchardus chromosome 1, fSarPil1.1, whole genome shotgun sequence:
- the rasd2b gene encoding dexamethasone-induced Ras-related protein 1, with amino-acid sequence MKEPVSISAQNSKNTARPTLQCTGAPFPGGSDVGTSKVLLAYKSATQHLTAPGLKVSNISKAGMGILKLATSQWKHQDKKARSRSSSVGNRCTAPSSTERSSPCKRSALDQLAALVLNGQSRLQQLAQEQPRQDASGSTKPQNSWRIVVLGAPRVGKTSILRRFLRDGFDELYEPTSEDFHRKMYDIRGETYQIDILDASGERSFPAKRRLSILTGNIFLLVFSLDDRKSFEEVRALRTEIVAAKTALLKSKERARVPTVICANKADLPENERAVSRDEILEVFGDGCAFFETSAKDNVNLEQVFEALAQRGGLPLETGPSQHRKVSIRSYQALRAGRQPGRGANKSAGSEMPCGALYPLARRPSFSTDLRLVLGPHASSGKQSKPLERCQIQ; translated from the exons atGAAGGAGCCTGTCAGCATTTCTGCGCAGAACTCGAAAAACACGGCGCGGCCGACGCTCCAGTGCACCGGTGCGCCGTTTCCCGGCGGGAGCGACGTGGGCACCTCCAAGGTTCTCCTGGCGTACAAGAGCGCCACGCAGCACCTTACCGCGCCGGGACTCAAGGTGTCGAACATATCCAAAGCCGGCATGGGGATCCTTAAGCTGGCCACGTCGCAGTGGAAACATCAGGATAAGAAGGCGAGAAGCCGCTCTTCCAGCGTGGGCAACAGGTGCACGGCGCCCTCCTCCACCGAGCGCAGCAGCCCATGCAAGCGATCCGCGCTGGATCAGCTGGCAGCGCTGGTGCTCAACGGGCAATCTCGACTGCAGCAGCTGGCGCAGGAGCAGCCGCGTCAGGACGCGTCCGGCTCCACCAAGCCGCAAAACTCGTGGCGCATCGTGGTACTGGGAGCGCCACGCGTCGGAAAGACCTCCATCCTGCGGCGGTTCCTCCGCGACGGCTTCGATGAGCTGTACGAGCCCACGTCCGAAGACTTCCACCGGAAAATGTACGACATCCGAGGGGAGACGTACCAAATTGATATTCTTGATGCCTCTGGAGAGAGGAGCTTCCCTGCAAAACGCAGACTCTCCATCTTAACCG GCAACATCTTCCTGCTCGTCTTCAGCCTGGACGATCGCAAGTCCTTCGAGGAGGTGCGCGCACTGCGCACCGAAATCGTGGCGGCCAAAACCGCTCTGCTCAAATCCAAAGAGCGCGCACGAGTCCCCACCGTGATCTGCGCCAACAAAGCGGACCTTCCCGAAAACGAGCGCGCCGTGTCCCGGGACGAGATCCTGGAAGTGTTCGGGGACGGCTGCGCGTTCTTCGAGACCTCCGCCAAAGACAACGTGAACCTGGAGCAAGTGTTCGAGGCGCTGGCACAGCGTGGGGGACTGCCGCTGGAGACAGGACCTTCGCAGCACCGCAAAGTGTCCATACGCTCTTACCAAGCGCTGCGAGCGGGCCGACAGCCCGGGCGAGGAGCCAACAAGTCGGCCGGGTCCGAGATGCCGTGCGGGGCCCTCTACCCTCTCGCTCGCAGGCCGAGTTTCAGCACCGACCTCCGGCTGGTTCTCGGGCCGCACGCGTCATCAGGGAAACAGAGCAAACCACTCGAGAGATGCCAGATTCAATGA